A single window of Rubripirellula lacrimiformis DNA harbors:
- a CDS encoding PEP-CTERM sorting domain-containing protein, whose amino-acid sequence MMKKALMMAALVVASLATANQADAAFVLIDNFYGPGTGSGAGVTGTVANRSVFGGATTVSGGAVTVENGSTLSYTNLAALISPTGLNGTDDLIVRLNGISGSGTLTATASIDGFDSFIGKPLLGAPGFLEFTFAGVDPGAFAGTLDLVFGSAFGVPQGGSYTINGIYAVPEPTTMALIGLAVVGGGAVRLRRKRQLA is encoded by the coding sequence ATGATGAAAAAAGCTCTGATGATGGCTGCCCTAGTCGTGGCCAGCCTGGCAACCGCCAACCAAGCGGACGCCGCGTTCGTTTTGATCGACAATTTTTACGGCCCAGGTACAGGTTCGGGAGCAGGCGTAACAGGAACAGTAGCAAATCGCTCGGTCTTCGGCGGTGCAACGACTGTCTCTGGTGGTGCAGTTACTGTCGAAAATGGGTCAACCCTTTCCTATACCAACTTGGCAGCCTTGATCAGCCCCACGGGCTTGAATGGCACCGACGACCTTATCGTTCGCCTAAATGGCATCAGCGGATCAGGCACGTTGACCGCAACTGCGTCCATCGATGGGTTTGATTCCTTTATTGGGAAGCCACTCCTCGGCGCACCGGGCTTCCTTGAATTCACCTTTGCAGGTGTTGATCCCGGTGCTTTCGCTGGCACGCTTGATCTTGTATTTGGTTCAGCTTTCGGTGTCCCTCAGGGTGGTAGCTACACCATCAACGGAATCTACGCGGTTCCCGAGCCAACGACCATGGCTTTGATCGGCTTGGCTGTCGTCGGTGGTGGTGC
- a CDS encoding glycosyltransferase family 4 protein, with protein MNDRAKIKILHVQLFPMLSGVQRVTLEELRRLDPNIYDRHLLTCEPGPLTDAAQQMGVTCHSESRLIRSLSPLNDYKAYCGLRDLMRKHRFDIVHTHSSKTGVLGRLAAAAAGVPHVVHTVHGFAFPAARRAAVRRFYQWCERRCGKVTDALVCLNPNDRQIAIDDLGIDPRRVHLIPNGVDTTQFKPHSDADLRHRLRRETLPGDAGLPVVMMVGRLWNQKNPLAFVQAAIEILGRGVRAEFYLVGEGDLRPRLEQEIAAAGCGDRIHLLGWRDDVAALLPLADVMVLPSLWEGMPLVLLESQSSAVPVVASNIPGNRECVNDGVDGYLVPPRDIVELAQRIGELIQDDELRRRMGATAREKVIAQFDIRQRFATMTDIYAQMMGRAQAARTPVLGDLASDTAHSHASSAAR; from the coding sequence GTGAACGATCGCGCCAAGATCAAAATCCTGCACGTTCAGCTGTTCCCCATGCTTAGTGGCGTGCAACGGGTCACACTGGAAGAACTTCGTCGGCTGGATCCGAATATCTATGACCGACATCTGTTGACGTGCGAACCAGGGCCGTTGACGGACGCTGCCCAGCAGATGGGCGTCACCTGTCATTCCGAATCGCGGTTGATCCGATCGCTGTCGCCTCTGAACGATTACAAGGCCTATTGCGGACTGCGCGATCTGATGCGCAAGCACCGCTTTGACATTGTGCACACTCATTCGTCGAAAACCGGTGTTTTGGGACGATTGGCAGCAGCGGCGGCGGGCGTACCGCATGTGGTTCACACGGTGCACGGGTTTGCGTTTCCGGCCGCGCGGCGGGCGGCCGTGCGACGTTTTTACCAATGGTGCGAACGACGCTGTGGGAAAGTGACAGACGCGTTGGTATGCCTGAATCCCAATGATCGGCAGATCGCGATCGACGACCTGGGCATCGATCCCCGCCGAGTCCACCTGATCCCCAATGGGGTCGACACCACACAATTCAAACCGCACAGTGACGCGGATCTGCGACATCGCCTGCGCCGTGAAACGTTGCCGGGGGATGCGGGGCTGCCTGTCGTGATGATGGTGGGCCGATTGTGGAATCAAAAGAACCCGCTGGCATTCGTGCAGGCCGCGATCGAAATTCTGGGCCGCGGTGTCCGGGCTGAATTTTACTTAGTTGGCGAAGGTGACTTGCGGCCGCGACTGGAGCAAGAGATTGCTGCGGCCGGATGTGGCGATCGGATCCATCTGCTGGGTTGGCGAGATGATGTGGCTGCGTTGTTGCCGCTGGCAGATGTGATGGTGTTACCATCGCTGTGGGAAGGAATGCCGCTCGTGTTACTGGAATCCCAGTCCAGCGCTGTTCCGGTGGTGGCCAGCAACATTCCGGGCAACCGAGAATGCGTCAACGATGGCGTGGACGGGTACTTAGTTCCCCCGCGAGATATCGTCGAGCTAGCACAGCGGATAGGCGAATTGATCCAAGACGATGAACTGCGACGCCGTATGGGAGCGACAGCTCGCGAAAAGGTGATTGCCCAATTCGACATTCGCCAGCGTTTTGCCACCATGACGGACATTTACGCGCAAATGATGGGCAGGGCACAAGCGGCCCGAACGCCGGTCTTGGGCGACTTGGCCAGCGATACGGCTCACTCGCACGCATCTTCTGCTGCTCGCTAG
- a CDS encoding glycosyltransferase family 4 protein: MLPVVLVESYPQVIAGQQRTMMSLLEHAGDAGIAPTVMMPGGGMFAERLAADGWDTHITPYPESLGRYGGAIYRDGIGRRVGLAKDLAGYTWTLRRELKRIRPAAVFCNDMRGLLTVGVAAKSLGIPNVMWDKLDKPHGFLDWFQLPLVKRNPIISGPVASKYPAWQRRWYRDRIRLLPNGVDFQRFQSADLQEQSAAKRQSLGFGPDDVVLGIVGTVTHRKAHDVLLNAFSKLTGSAPNVHVLAIGSWDDSPQDQEFHRSLTSPAPANVHFVGQQNDIPAIMHAIDVLVIPSRFEGLGQVTLEAMACGKPVIGSRVGGIAEAVVDGETGLLFENEHAEELRDTMSRLVADPDLRRRMGDAGRERAKQHYNRDEKMRQIWDMVREVALDRDSDRG, translated from the coding sequence ATGCTTCCCGTAGTCCTTGTTGAAAGTTACCCCCAAGTCATCGCTGGCCAGCAGCGGACGATGATGTCGCTGCTGGAACACGCGGGCGATGCGGGGATTGCCCCCACAGTGATGATGCCCGGCGGCGGGATGTTTGCCGAACGACTGGCGGCCGACGGCTGGGATACTCACATCACTCCCTATCCGGAATCGCTGGGACGCTACGGTGGTGCGATCTACCGTGACGGAATCGGCCGGCGAGTGGGACTTGCCAAGGACTTGGCGGGTTACACTTGGACGCTGCGTAGAGAACTAAAACGCATCCGTCCGGCGGCCGTGTTCTGCAACGACATGCGTGGACTCTTAACGGTCGGCGTCGCGGCAAAATCCCTGGGCATCCCCAATGTCATGTGGGACAAACTGGACAAGCCGCATGGTTTCCTGGACTGGTTCCAATTGCCGCTAGTGAAACGCAATCCGATCATCTCAGGCCCGGTGGCCAGCAAGTACCCAGCTTGGCAACGGCGCTGGTACCGCGATCGAATCCGGCTATTGCCCAACGGTGTAGATTTCCAGCGTTTCCAATCTGCCGATCTGCAAGAACAGAGCGCAGCCAAACGCCAGTCCCTGGGCTTTGGCCCGGATGACGTGGTGCTTGGAATCGTCGGCACGGTCACCCACCGCAAGGCGCATGACGTTTTGTTGAACGCATTTTCGAAATTGACTGGAAGCGCTCCCAACGTCCACGTGCTGGCAATCGGCAGCTGGGACGATTCACCCCAGGATCAAGAATTCCATCGCTCGCTCACCTCACCTGCGCCCGCGAACGTTCATTTTGTAGGACAGCAAAATGACATCCCGGCCATCATGCATGCGATCGATGTGCTGGTGATCCCGTCACGATTCGAAGGGCTGGGGCAAGTTACATTGGAAGCGATGGCATGCGGCAAGCCAGTGATTGGTTCACGCGTGGGTGGAATCGCAGAAGCGGTCGTGGATGGCGAAACCGGACTGCTATTCGAAAACGAGCATGCGGAGGAACTCCGTGACACGATGTCGCGACTGGTAGCCGATCCCGATCTTCGCCGGCGGATGGGTGACGCAGGTCGCGAAAGAGCCAAACAGCATTACAACCGCGACGAAAAGATGCGGCAGATCTGGGACATGGTCCGCGAGGTGGCACTGGATCGGGATTCGGACCGCGGCTGA
- a CDS encoding O-antigen ligase family protein, which yields MQDYLFEILIVASLLGGGLLLAGARQPMVFFYAALFGTAILKTPELPIVREKFTIVELCLLCLWACWPFLIKGRLSNRTTSHIYLWGTFFCMICLSSSLIAIVTAPPRYASPKMAAYSVLEAVNYCYGVVILWTCLQVLDTWQRWIGAIVAWVGGMATASFVGAAAMAGLAPGWAREETGRICSTLRNENQVPSMILPLLLVVLMIAVRRGLPIPVRALAFAIFAAALVTAIGTGSRTAALMIGFSGVGVAWIVISTIRSGIVVYRFQLLNLSIAFAAATVAYFAVAWSMYDGKYSLMTTPSWQRPAVLLIEWSGGERKLDNTRPKQISEAIDQFWRSPVLGTGPKFGSSFAATGGEVHNTYFSLMLETGFLGLGAFMLLIGSTFVAGFNAARRCVYPWYGMLARCLLVGMVLICLYNATMLGLRQRNIWFLMGMILAFARLEASGLAPDLNLHRKIPRWLRSLFIDTDPAETFNPTTWQPAAKRVTEG from the coding sequence TTGCAAGACTACCTGTTTGAAATCCTGATCGTCGCCAGCCTATTGGGGGGCGGATTGCTGCTGGCTGGTGCTCGGCAGCCGATGGTGTTTTTCTATGCGGCCCTATTCGGCACCGCGATCCTGAAGACACCTGAACTGCCGATCGTGCGGGAAAAGTTCACGATCGTCGAACTGTGTCTATTGTGCCTGTGGGCCTGCTGGCCCTTCTTGATCAAGGGACGCCTTTCCAACCGGACAACGTCGCACATCTATCTGTGGGGCACCTTCTTTTGCATGATCTGTTTGTCGTCATCGCTGATTGCGATCGTGACTGCGCCACCGCGGTACGCGTCTCCCAAAATGGCTGCGTATTCGGTGCTGGAGGCCGTGAATTACTGCTATGGGGTGGTCATTCTTTGGACCTGCCTGCAGGTGCTGGACACCTGGCAGCGGTGGATTGGTGCGATCGTCGCTTGGGTGGGTGGCATGGCCACTGCCTCCTTCGTCGGCGCCGCAGCGATGGCCGGACTGGCCCCCGGCTGGGCTCGCGAAGAAACCGGGCGGATTTGCTCGACGCTACGGAACGAAAACCAAGTGCCGTCGATGATCCTACCACTGTTGTTGGTGGTGTTGATGATTGCGGTTCGGCGCGGGTTGCCGATTCCCGTCCGGGCGCTGGCCTTTGCGATTTTTGCTGCCGCCCTCGTGACCGCGATTGGCACCGGCAGTCGCACCGCCGCACTGATGATCGGATTTTCGGGGGTTGGAGTTGCCTGGATCGTGATCAGCACGATCCGATCGGGAATCGTGGTCTACCGATTTCAACTATTGAATTTATCGATCGCATTTGCTGCCGCGACAGTTGCCTACTTTGCGGTTGCCTGGTCTATGTACGATGGCAAATATTCACTGATGACCACGCCTTCGTGGCAGCGCCCGGCGGTGCTGCTGATTGAATGGTCCGGCGGCGAACGCAAACTCGACAATACCCGCCCTAAACAAATTAGTGAGGCTATTGATCAATTTTGGCGATCACCGGTTTTGGGCACCGGCCCCAAATTTGGATCTTCCTTTGCGGCCACCGGTGGCGAGGTCCACAACACCTATTTCAGCCTGATGTTGGAAACCGGCTTTTTAGGCCTGGGGGCGTTCATGCTATTGATCGGATCGACCTTTGTGGCCGGATTCAACGCAGCGCGCCGCTGTGTCTATCCGTGGTATGGCATGCTGGCCCGTTGCCTGTTGGTGGGGATGGTGCTGATCTGCCTGTACAACGCCACGATGTTGGGTCTGCGGCAGCGCAATATTTGGTTCCTGATGGGGATGATTTTGGCATTCGCACGACTAGAGGCGTCTGGCTTGGCGCCTGACCTGAACTTGCATCGCAAGATTCCCCGCTGGCTGCGCAGCCTGTTCATCGACACCGACCCAGCCGAAACGTTCAACCCAACCACCTGGCAACCGGCGGCAAAACGAGTCACCGAAGGCTAG
- a CDS encoding glycosyltransferase family 2 protein, whose protein sequence is MPLSTTAIITVYNETQWIRAAVDSLLNQSDRDLEILIIDDGSDDGTGEILDSYTDPRVRVIHADRMGRAAALGMAVREARGDFVANLDADDVAYPDRIADQVAFLQSHPDHAWVGGGEDRQDSQRDEHYVRLYPETDADIRRMSAKCIPYCHSAIMFRRSLLDEGINYDPKQPYLIDFEFFLRVAAKHKVANLPHAVVMRRAHGKSFFQRSFKVSDQNRELSRLCRIARRQFGLPLWMEAYPAVRTIYPMIPNVVKAPIRRLMGLRETAGG, encoded by the coding sequence ATGCCCCTTTCCACAACCGCGATCATCACGGTTTATAACGAAACCCAGTGGATTCGGGCTGCGGTGGATAGTCTTCTGAATCAATCAGACCGCGACCTGGAAATCCTGATCATTGATGATGGTTCGGATGATGGGACAGGGGAAATCTTGGATTCGTACACGGATCCGAGAGTTCGTGTCATTCACGCGGATCGGATGGGACGGGCCGCGGCGCTTGGCATGGCGGTCCGTGAGGCTCGTGGCGATTTTGTCGCCAATCTTGACGCGGACGATGTGGCCTATCCGGATCGGATCGCTGATCAGGTCGCGTTCCTGCAGTCGCATCCGGATCACGCCTGGGTCGGTGGCGGTGAGGATCGGCAGGATAGCCAGCGAGATGAACACTATGTTCGCCTGTACCCGGAAACCGATGCGGACATCCGACGGATGTCGGCCAAGTGCATCCCCTATTGCCACAGCGCGATCATGTTTCGCCGCAGCCTGCTGGATGAGGGAATCAACTATGACCCGAAACAGCCTTACCTGATCGACTTTGAATTCTTCTTGCGGGTGGCGGCAAAACACAAAGTCGCCAACCTGCCTCACGCGGTCGTGATGCGGCGGGCTCACGGCAAGAGTTTTTTCCAACGCTCGTTCAAGGTCAGTGACCAGAATCGCGAACTGTCGCGGCTGTGCCGGATCGCCCGGCGTCAGTTCGGACTGCCACTGTGGATGGAAGCCTATCCCGCGGTTCGTACGATCTACCCGATGATCCCGAACGTTGTGAAGGCGCCGATTCGGCGACTGATGGGACTGCGGGAAACGGCGGGAGGATAG
- a CDS encoding acyltransferase family protein, producing MTSLPPNAAQGRIASLDGLRAIAIALVLISHGSYSLPSFMQNIFLENGGLGVRIFFVLSGFLIYTLSSREIAKHGDFNVRNFYIRRVIRIFPAFYTYLALVAALSTIGYLSVTWQSLLCAGTFTMNLESLFVQWLGMGTLGIWVVVHYWTLAVEEQFYASWPLVIWLRARDLLWPVLWAVMLAGPISRVLTYALLPTLRPSIGFLLSYDAIAGGVLLGLCHERWPRFRTLFANHSHQWRRHSAVIASFSFILIASPLLNSQFGGLYRLPFGLSLEIAAITLLITLLTQPQHTWYFTFLNHPAITSIGVLSYSLYLYNMLFLDESRGDWITQSPQNFGVLFAAAIISYHLIEKPFFKLRRFARNKSIPETETETMSTSTEATK from the coding sequence TTGACCTCGCTCCCCCCCAACGCAGCGCAGGGGCGAATCGCTAGTTTAGACGGCCTTCGCGCGATCGCCATCGCGCTCGTGCTGATCAGCCACGGAAGCTACTCTCTACCGTCGTTCATGCAAAACATATTCCTTGAAAACGGAGGATTGGGCGTTCGGATTTTCTTCGTGTTAAGCGGTTTTTTAATCTACACGCTGTCATCGAGAGAAATCGCAAAGCACGGGGATTTCAACGTCAGAAACTTTTACATCCGACGCGTCATTCGCATCTTCCCAGCATTTTACACCTACCTGGCACTTGTCGCGGCCCTATCAACAATCGGCTATCTGAGCGTCACTTGGCAGAGCCTTCTTTGTGCCGGCACATTTACGATGAATCTGGAGTCACTGTTTGTTCAATGGCTTGGCATGGGGACTTTGGGGATTTGGGTTGTGGTTCACTATTGGACACTGGCCGTAGAAGAACAATTTTATGCATCATGGCCATTGGTGATTTGGTTGCGAGCGCGGGACCTGCTTTGGCCCGTACTCTGGGCGGTCATGCTTGCTGGCCCTATCTCTCGCGTACTAACTTACGCCCTGCTGCCCACCCTTCGTCCATCGATCGGATTCTTGCTGTCCTACGATGCAATTGCGGGCGGTGTCTTGCTAGGCCTATGCCATGAACGCTGGCCGCGATTCCGAACTCTATTCGCCAACCACTCACATCAATGGCGACGGCACTCTGCGGTCATCGCTTCATTTTCGTTCATTTTGATTGCGTCTCCATTGCTGAACTCGCAATTCGGAGGACTTTATCGACTCCCCTTCGGACTTTCGCTTGAAATCGCAGCGATCACGCTGCTAATTACGCTATTAACGCAGCCCCAGCACACATGGTATTTCACGTTCTTGAATCACCCAGCCATCACTAGCATCGGCGTCCTATCGTACAGCCTGTATCTTTACAACATGCTTTTCCTTGACGAGAGTCGCGGAGACTGGATCACACAGTCACCTCAAAATTTTGGAGTTCTATTCGCGGCTGCAATCATTTCCTATCACCTGATCGAAAAACCGTTCTTCAAACTACGGCGATTTGCAAGGAACAAGTCCATACCCGAAACCGAAACCGAAACAATGTCGACCAGCACTGAAGCGACGAAATAG
- a CDS encoding methyltransferase domain-containing protein has translation MNTRTNNPRDISTQPCEKVAALHNDLYATLLAAITGDTPSQSLRGLDIGCDRGEMMQMLPEQGHPCVDIDMETECVRRASQFGDTHLGTFDTLDATISDRPCDVVVSTHGLSSSLNVACNGGEQI, from the coding sequence ATGAACACGAGAACGAATAATCCGCGTGATATCTCGACTCAACCGTGTGAAAAGGTAGCCGCGTTACACAACGACCTCTACGCAACGTTGCTAGCAGCGATCACCGGCGACACGCCATCGCAATCATTAAGAGGATTAGACATTGGCTGCGACCGCGGCGAAATGATGCAGATGCTCCCCGAACAGGGACACCCATGTGTTGACATCGACATGGAAACTGAGTGCGTCAGACGGGCAAGTCAGTTCGGGGATACCCACCTAGGAACATTCGATACTCTCGACGCAACCATCAGCGATCGGCCCTGCGACGTCGTCGTTTCAACCCATGGGCTGTCATCGTCGCTAAACGTCGCCTGCAACGGTGGAGAACAAATTTGA
- a CDS encoding glycosyltransferase family 4 protein gives MDHISRRLVAEGHSVSYVRFDDGYLTEELAVPDGVVAYDIVVPAKRFPWHVWKQERKFGEEFRNWIGAKKPDIVHTNFCLPGNVARRIAMQTKVPGVVTTYHELFGSLNAYLKCSTRRTERNCNRLVYISKTVARSYGASDFLCDTNIDLSHPKLASASKPELDRDSQNTVQDTSDSKHQLIYNGIDVQQIQSFGANAKPVIPQQLIAVGRLVPEKGHALIVKALPKLAEQFPEVKLVLVGEGPQRNQLAMLAKQLGVTEQVEFRGWVPQGEVIATMTQSHCVVLPSIHEGFGLALAEAMLTGRPIVASDIPVFREVASDSGVRYFAENDSEQLATQISGALSDPDEQSQQACATAQRVRENFSSELMAERYLKIYEQLCPKK, from the coding sequence ATGGATCACATCAGTCGCCGTTTAGTCGCAGAAGGACATAGCGTCAGCTACGTGCGTTTTGACGACGGCTACCTGACGGAGGAGCTAGCTGTCCCCGACGGTGTCGTGGCTTATGACATCGTTGTGCCTGCCAAACGGTTTCCCTGGCATGTCTGGAAGCAAGAGCGAAAGTTCGGGGAGGAATTCAGGAATTGGATCGGCGCTAAGAAACCCGACATCGTTCATACCAACTTTTGTTTGCCGGGAAACGTCGCGAGGCGAATTGCCATGCAGACCAAGGTTCCAGGTGTGGTCACCACCTACCACGAACTGTTTGGATCACTCAACGCATACCTAAAGTGCTCGACGCGACGAACCGAGCGAAATTGCAATCGACTGGTCTATATTTCCAAAACCGTGGCACGGTCCTACGGGGCAAGCGATTTCCTGTGCGATACCAACATCGACCTTAGCCACCCGAAACTAGCGTCTGCATCGAAACCGGAACTGGATCGCGATTCCCAAAATACAGTGCAGGATACTTCCGACAGTAAGCACCAACTGATTTACAACGGGATCGACGTTCAGCAGATTCAGTCGTTTGGCGCCAATGCGAAACCGGTCATTCCGCAGCAGTTGATTGCCGTGGGGCGGTTGGTACCAGAAAAGGGGCATGCATTGATCGTAAAAGCTTTGCCGAAATTAGCCGAGCAGTTTCCTGAGGTGAAGCTAGTGCTGGTCGGTGAAGGCCCCCAGCGAAATCAGCTTGCGATGCTGGCCAAGCAGTTGGGCGTCACCGAGCAAGTCGAGTTTCGTGGTTGGGTGCCACAGGGTGAAGTGATCGCGACGATGACACAATCGCACTGCGTTGTCCTACCCTCGATTCATGAAGGTTTCGGCTTAGCACTAGCTGAAGCGATGCTGACCGGACGGCCGATTGTCGCCAGCGATATCCCTGTTTTCCGCGAAGTCGCCTCCGACTCCGGCGTGCGGTACTTTGCCGAAAACGATAGCGAGCAGCTAGCGACGCAAATCAGTGGGGCGTTGAGTGATCCCGATGAACAATCACAACAGGCCTGCGCGACGGCACAACGCGTGCGTGAGAATTTCTCAAGCGAGCTAATGGCAGAGCGCTATCTAAAAATTTACGAACAATTGTGCCCGAAGAAGTAA
- a CDS encoding glycosyltransferase family 2 protein: MRGSESLPTVSVITPCFNAANTIDRMITSVRASSSIAIEIIAIDDFSTDTTIERLRQFTDDKMVIIAQPENCGPSACRNRGIDAAKGDWIAMVDSDDWISPDRLGRMIDVAEANGLDVIGDNQWVCNPAHNSKRKRMGWLDQIETSPNADDLITIGMQQLIKHTGLGIIQPLIRRSFLEQEPIRYRTEFRYGEDYHFLFDLMIAGASLGVIDEPMYFAEINQSGLTSNRVQMFAGMVEVLQSIRQLVAGTPHQLLSKEIDEAIAMCRKTIQYGAVMDPLKSGRILHALGALASNPGFIKQAPGRVWGMLTGRTQAPPRK; encoded by the coding sequence ATGAGAGGGAGCGAAAGCCTACCGACCGTAAGCGTTATCACCCCATGCTTCAACGCCGCAAACACGATTGACCGAATGATCACGAGCGTTAGGGCAAGCAGCTCTATCGCTATTGAAATCATTGCGATCGACGACTTTTCCACCGACACGACCATTGAACGCTTGCGACAATTTACCGACGACAAAATGGTGATCATCGCGCAGCCGGAAAACTGTGGGCCAAGTGCCTGTCGCAATCGAGGCATCGACGCGGCCAAGGGAGACTGGATAGCGATGGTCGATTCGGATGACTGGATATCGCCGGACCGACTAGGCCGGATGATCGACGTTGCAGAAGCAAATGGCCTAGACGTCATCGGCGATAACCAATGGGTTTGCAATCCCGCACATAACTCCAAGCGCAAGAGAATGGGCTGGCTCGATCAAATCGAGACATCACCAAACGCCGATGACCTAATCACAATTGGAATGCAGCAACTCATTAAGCACACTGGCCTGGGAATCATACAGCCGTTAATAAGGCGAAGTTTTCTGGAGCAAGAACCGATTCGCTATCGAACGGAGTTCCGATATGGCGAAGACTACCACTTCTTGTTCGACCTAATGATTGCTGGAGCAAGTCTTGGAGTCATTGACGAGCCGATGTATTTCGCGGAAATCAACCAGTCCGGATTGACCTCAAATCGCGTCCAAATGTTCGCCGGCATGGTTGAGGTTCTTCAAAGCATTCGCCAGCTGGTTGCAGGCACGCCTCACCAATTGCTTTCAAAAGAAATTGACGAGGCGATCGCCATGTGTCGAAAGACAATTCAGTATGGCGCAGTGATGGACCCATTGAAGAGCGGGCGAATCCTCCATGCGTTAGGGGCTCTTGCAAGCAATCCGGGGTTCATCAAGCAAGCTCCAGGGCGGGTGTGGGGAATGCTCACAGGGCGAACACAAGCACCACCCCGCAAATAG
- a CDS encoding glycosyltransferase family 4 protein has protein sequence MKVMYVDNSQWWGGAEACLNSYLLHQAAHGISQRICVRYPLPHFDNYDKTIPGCVVHRFPKPKWWMPESAKTSIRGHDRIAQHLRAAALSKQIEQFKPDIAYFNLYRRRDCWDIAAAKKQGCKVVAHIRSLFHQAPFSKADLDKCDLIIAMSDIVATQARSSGTKTPIHRIYDGVDTSEVRSSDRDATRLKLGIKQSQVAFVFPAVLESRKGQDIAIEAWQQIARRQPNAVLVIVGGACPTEAPDYVQHCQNMASKLGDAVIFVGHQNSMPSVYAAADAVLALSRDGEAYGRIPVEAGISGKPVIATRAGATPELIVNGETGFLVEPQSADDVAARVLELMSKQERTRLGGNARKHVAENFDKTSGIKQLCHLLEGLTH, from the coding sequence ATGAAAGTCATGTATGTCGACAACAGCCAGTGGTGGGGAGGCGCTGAAGCGTGCCTGAACTCCTACCTTCTGCACCAGGCTGCACACGGAATTTCACAAAGAATTTGCGTGCGTTACCCGCTTCCACATTTTGACAATTACGACAAAACGATCCCCGGCTGTGTGGTGCATCGGTTTCCAAAGCCGAAATGGTGGATGCCGGAATCAGCCAAAACCAGCATTCGAGGACATGACCGGATCGCACAACACCTCCGCGCAGCGGCACTTTCAAAGCAGATCGAGCAGTTCAAGCCAGACATTGCATATTTCAACTTGTACCGACGACGAGACTGCTGGGACATCGCTGCTGCTAAAAAACAAGGCTGCAAAGTGGTTGCCCATATCCGAAGCCTTTTCCACCAGGCTCCATTCTCCAAAGCAGACCTGGACAAGTGCGATCTTATAATCGCCATGTCCGACATTGTTGCAACACAAGCTCGTAGCAGCGGTACAAAAACGCCGATTCACAGGATCTATGATGGCGTGGACACCAGCGAAGTACGCTCATCGGATCGCGATGCGACTCGGTTGAAACTGGGGATCAAACAATCGCAGGTGGCTTTTGTCTTTCCGGCCGTCCTGGAGTCACGGAAAGGCCAAGACATTGCAATCGAGGCTTGGCAGCAAATCGCGAGACGCCAGCCCAATGCCGTACTAGTCATTGTCGGGGGCGCCTGTCCAACCGAGGCTCCCGACTACGTGCAGCACTGCCAAAACATGGCGTCGAAACTTGGGGATGCTGTCATTTTCGTTGGCCATCAAAATTCAATGCCATCGGTTTACGCTGCTGCCGATGCTGTATTGGCATTGTCGCGTGACGGAGAAGCCTATGGACGCATACCCGTAGAGGCGGGAATCAGTGGAAAGCCGGTGATTGCGACGCGTGCAGGTGCAACCCCCGAATTGATCGTGAACGGCGAAACCGGATTTTTAGTTGAACCTCAATCCGCCGACGATGTTGCGGCGCGAGTTTTAGAGCTGATGTCTAAACAGGAGCGGACACGCTTAGGAGGAAATGCACGAAAGCATGTCGCTGAAAATTTCGACAAGACTTCCGGAATCAAGCAACTTTGCCACTTACTGGAAGGCCTGACCCATTGA